CCCCGCCAGGCCAACACTAAACTGTGATATAGGTGCTTTCCCTCGGGACCGCAGCTTCTTCCGGATACAATAAATTCGATGTGCGAGGAACGTACATGCTCTCCAACCTCCTGCAAGAACTTACCATCGCTAAGGACTATGGCCGGAAAGTCATTGTCCTTGATGAGGCTCGTCTGAGCGAGAACCCAGTCGCGCGTCTCTCCCGTCTCATTAAGAATTCTTTCTGGAACGCCCTGACTCGTCGGATCGATGGGTCCAATATTGAGGTAGCGGGCCGAGATCCCAAGGACTGGACAGACGACCCACGACCCCGTATTTACATCCCGCCGGGCGCTCCAGAGCAGGTGGAGTATTATAGAGGGATCGCTGAGGCGCACCCGGAACTCCGTCTGGATGTGCAGGTGCTGGACTCGGAGATCACTCCAGAGTTCGTGAAGGATCTCAACAGTAAACCCGGTCTTCTCGCCTTggcaatggagaagaagtaCGATGAGACTACCCAGAAAACCGAATACTCCGGGGTGCCATTTGTGGTTCCCGGAGGACGGTTCAATGAATTGTATGGGTGGGACAGTTATATGGAGTCTCTGGGGCTGTTGGTCAGCAACAGAGTAGATTTAGCGAAGTCCATGGTGATCAACTTCTGTTTCTGTATTAAACACTATGGAAAGATCCTGAATGCCAACCGATCCTATTACCTGCTACGTTCCCAGCCGCCATTCTTGACTGATATGGCTCTGAGAGTGTATGAGCGGATTAAGGGCGAACCCGATGCTCTGGAGTTCCTGCGGACCTCGATACTCGCTGCGATCAAGGAATACTACAGTGTCTGGACCGCCGAGCCGCGGTTTGATCCAGTTTCTGGTCTGTCGCGGTATCGCCCTGAAGGGTTGGGCGTACCGCCAGAAACGGAACCAACGCATTTCCTCCATCTACTAACCCCCTATGCTGAGAAGCATGGCATGAAATTTGATGACTTCGTTCAAGCATACAATAACGGCATCGTTAAGGAGCCGGAGCTTGACGAGTACTTTTTGCATGATAGGGCTGTCCGAGAATCTGGTCACGATACAAGCTACCGTTTGGAGAGAGTTTGTGCCAATATTGCTACGGTTGATTTGAACTCTCTCCTTTACAAATACGAGGTGGACATTGCTCGTATAATCCGGACTTATTTCAAGGACAGACTAGAGATCCCCCCTGAGTTCCGTACTGAACAGTCGAAGGATATTGCAAGCGAATCTTCATCTGTATGGGACCGCAGAgctagaagaagaaaaatgagaATGGATGCCTATTTGTGGgacgaagaaaaggggaTGTACTTCGACTACGACACAGCTAAGCAAGAGCGAACCTCTTATGAGAGCGCCACAACCTTCTGGACAATGTGGGCAGGTCTCGCCACCCCTCACCAAGCGTCGGAGTTGGTCAGCAAGGCCCTACCAAAGCTTGAGGCCTACGGTGGTCTGCTTTCAGGTACTGAAGAATCGCGTGGTATTATCAGTTTAGACCGGCCGAACCGGCAGTGGGACTTTCCCTATGGATGGGCCCCCCAGCAGATGCTGGCATGGACGGGCCTGCTCCGCTACGGCTACCAGGAGGAAGCCGAGCGACTAGCATACAAGTGGCTATACATGATCACCAAAGCTTTTGTTGACTTCAACGGTGTTGTCGTCGAGAAGTATGACGTCACTCGACCTATTGACCCGCATCGGGTCGATGCTGAATATGGAAACCAAGGTGTAGATTTCAAGGGTGCACCTCGTGAAGGGTAAGGCCTGTCTTGTCTTCAATGCTCTCGATAAACATATACTAACAGAGTCTACTTCTAGGTTCGGTTGGGTCAACGCCAGCTTTGTCTATGGGCTGGAGATACTTAACGCTCACCAGCGACGTGCCCTTGGAGCCATAACTCCATACGAGACCTACATCAAAGCTGTAGCAATCCAGAACGACAGTGACTAGGTTACTACGACTTAGATGTTGCATGAGGCACGTGTTTTgctctttcttttgataTATTTGGCGGTCGTCATTGCTTGTGAAGGACCAGAAAAGACGGGTTCTGGACTCGGCAACAAGATTACACAGTTGCAATCACATATAGTGCGGTCTCTTTCACACTTCTCTTTTCATTACTCTTTCTGATTGAATTCATTTCTTTGGGgttaaagaaaagaaaagggatGGGAATAGAAATTGGCTTACTCCTTATATTTGAGGGTACTTTGACGAGCTATGATCCAGCTACGAATGATACAGGCGCCacttttttgtttttagCTTGGCGATTTTgacttttatatatattgtgTCTAGCAACCGTTTAATGAAGCCTTTTAGGGGggttctctttcttttccaacATGCGATAATCCTGCTCGAGTGAC
This Aspergillus flavus chromosome 1, complete sequence DNA region includes the following protein-coding sequences:
- a CDS encoding alpha,alpha-trehalase TreB/Nth1, producing MSSSNGTHRRQESIDPFSHPDVYYGDEEANARIKDRRRAFSTVSREPRRRPTMSTNHPWCVRQNLNQFNRQDIQNFLGGIPARRGSHDEISAQPRKFLIDVEQTLESLLEREDTDRNMQITIEDVGPKVLSLGTAASSGYNKFDVRGTYMLSNLLQELTIAKDYGRKVIVLDEARLSENPVARLSRLIKNSFWNALTRRIDGSNIEVAGRDPKDWTDDPRPRIYIPPGAPEQVEYYRGIAEAHPELRLDVQVLDSEITPEFVKDLNSKPGLLALAMEKKYDETTQKTEYSGVPFVVPGGRFNELYGWDSYMESLGLLVSNRVDLAKSMVINFCFCIKHYGKILNANRSYYLLRSQPPFLTDMALRVYERIKGEPDALEFLRTSILAAIKEYYSVWTAEPRFDPVSGLSRYRPEGLGVPPETEPTHFLHLLTPYAEKHGMKFDDFVQAYNNGIVKEPELDEYFLHDRAVRESGHDTSYRLERVCANIATVDLNSLLYKYEVDIARIIRTYFKDRLEIPPEFRTEQSKDIASESSSVWDRRARRRKMRMDAYLWDEEKGMYFDYDTAKQERTSYESATTFWTMWAGLATPHQASELVSKALPKLEAYGGLLSGTEESRGIISLDRPNRQWDFPYGWAPQQMLAWTGLLRYGYQEEAERLAYKWLYMITKAFVDFNGVVVEKYDVTRPIDPHRVDAEYGNQGVDFKGAPREGFGWVNASFVYGLEILNAHQRRALGAITPYETYIKAVAIQNDSD